Proteins from one Gemmatimonadota bacterium genomic window:
- a CDS encoding phytanoyl-CoA dioxygenase family protein, whose translation MSTFNIPDGTRVSMSGRELVFGETIFTPREATHLLDDTEALHQRIEEDGYLIIRNFHTRQQIQNARREILENMAAQNLLAPDTPLDKAVIGENRRPRFPDRLVKQWPGFLEIVEGKNTMDFFERFMGGPVLSFDHKWLRVICRGQNAGAHYDVVYMGAGTKKLYTMWTALGDISLDMGPLALCLGSHKIQQLKNTYGAMDAHQDLDGGAFSTDPDDVVKTLGVRWASTPFNAGDVVIFGMYFMHASLENTSNYFRFSSDTRYQLASEAVDDRHMGEDAGDVIPKAPLEDRKSILKLRKEWGLTSKAK comes from the coding sequence ATGTCCACTTTTAACATTCCCGACGGTACCCGGGTTTCGATGTCTGGGCGCGAACTCGTCTTTGGCGAAACCATTTTCACCCCCAGAGAAGCCACCCATCTGCTCGACGATACCGAGGCCCTTCACCAGCGCATCGAAGAAGACGGCTATCTCATCATTCGCAACTTTCATACGCGGCAGCAAATTCAAAATGCCCGGCGAGAAATTCTGGAAAACATGGCCGCCCAGAATCTCCTTGCCCCGGACACGCCTCTGGACAAGGCGGTGATTGGCGAAAATCGCCGTCCCCGCTTTCCGGATCGACTTGTAAAACAATGGCCGGGATTTCTCGAAATCGTTGAAGGCAAAAATACCATGGACTTCTTCGAACGCTTCATGGGGGGGCCCGTTCTTTCATTTGACCACAAATGGCTCCGCGTGATCTGCCGAGGTCAGAATGCAGGGGCGCATTACGATGTGGTCTATATGGGTGCCGGCACCAAAAAACTCTATACGATGTGGACCGCGCTCGGCGATATATCTCTGGACATGGGCCCGCTTGCCCTCTGTTTAGGCTCCCACAAAATCCAGCAGCTCAAAAATACTTACGGCGCGATGGACGCGCATCAAGATCTGGACGGGGGTGCGTTTTCCACCGATCCCGATGACGTCGTGAAAACTCTGGGTGTCCGCTGGGCATCTACTCCTTTTAACGCGGGCGATGTCGTCATTTTCGGCATGTATTTCATGCACGCCTCGCTTGAAAACACGTCCAATTATTTTCGCTTTAGCAGCGATACCCGTTATCAACTCGCATCCGAAGCGGTTGACGATCGCCATATGGGAGAGGACGCGGGCGACGTCATTCCCAAGGCTCCTCTGGAAGATCGAAAATCCATTTTGAAACTCCGCAAAGAATGGGGCCTTACCTCAAAAGCAAAGTAG
- a CDS encoding arylsulfatase — translation MNSSRSTENSARPNILLIMVDDMGFSDLGCYGGEIRTPNLDQLASNGLRFTQFYNNALCAPTRASLLTGLYSQQVSRGGPKGCVTIAEVLKAAGYRTLMSGKWHLSGLFSGLPVERGFDRYYGLVDGCCNFFNPGLQRPGEEQPGEKFPDDNPAFAIDDRVIQPYTPEDKDFYTTDAFTDYALGYLDEYGREDRPFFLYVAYTAPHYPLHAWPRDIAKYKGKYKVGWDRLREQRLERMVEMGLIDERWALSARDPDSLSWEEIEDRDAWDLKMAVYAAMIDRVDQNVGRLQAKLRELGIEENTLVLFLSDNGASDEDRTSTPDIPPGPAASYRTVDLPWANLSNTPFRKFKRWNHEGGISTPFIVHWPRVIQNGGEITHQIGHLIDVMATCTDIAGAEYPSSHKGVLSLEGKSLLPVFRGEQREGHRALYWNQYSETALWRAVRMGKWKLVSPDYWRDYNPWRTDREARSEQKARPDPNSLWELYDMEIDRTEVNDLADQYPDLVKEMAEMYDAWKRHCAG, via the coding sequence ATGAACTCGAGTAGATCGACGGAAAATAGCGCAAGACCAAATATCCTCCTGATTATGGTCGATGATATGGGCTTTTCCGACCTGGGATGCTATGGCGGCGAGATCCGCACTCCCAACCTCGACCAGCTTGCCTCAAACGGCCTTCGCTTCACCCAGTTTTACAACAATGCCCTGTGCGCACCCACGCGGGCGTCTCTGCTGACCGGGCTTTACTCCCAGCAAGTCAGCAGGGGAGGGCCGAAGGGCTGTGTCACCATCGCCGAGGTACTCAAGGCTGCTGGCTACCGCACCCTCATGTCGGGAAAATGGCATCTGTCCGGGCTCTTCTCTGGATTACCCGTCGAACGGGGTTTCGACCGCTATTACGGCCTCGTCGATGGATGCTGCAACTTCTTTAACCCGGGTCTGCAACGACCCGGTGAAGAACAGCCCGGTGAAAAATTTCCGGACGACAATCCCGCATTTGCCATCGACGACAGGGTCATCCAGCCCTATACACCCGAGGATAAAGACTTCTACACCACCGACGCGTTCACAGATTACGCCCTTGGATACCTGGACGAGTACGGGCGGGAAGACAGACCTTTCTTCCTCTACGTGGCCTATACTGCACCGCACTATCCCCTGCACGCCTGGCCGAGGGACATCGCAAAGTATAAGGGCAAATACAAAGTCGGTTGGGATAGGCTGCGGGAGCAGCGCCTCGAACGCATGGTCGAGATGGGCCTGATTGACGAGCGGTGGGCCCTTTCGGCGCGCGATCCGGATTCGCTGTCGTGGGAGGAGATTGAGGATCGAGATGCCTGGGATCTGAAGATGGCTGTTTACGCGGCCATGATTGACCGCGTGGACCAGAATGTCGGGCGCCTGCAGGCCAAACTCCGCGAACTCGGTATAGAGGAAAACACCCTCGTGCTATTTCTGTCCGACAACGGCGCCAGCGATGAAGACAGGACCAGCACGCCCGATATTCCGCCCGGTCCCGCGGCGTCGTACCGTACGGTAGATCTGCCCTGGGCCAATCTCAGCAATACGCCTTTTCGCAAATTCAAGCGGTGGAATCACGAGGGTGGCATCTCTACACCGTTTATCGTACACTGGCCGCGCGTGATTCAAAACGGGGGCGAGATCACCCATCAGATCGGTCACCTCATCGATGTTATGGCTACCTGTACAGATATTGCAGGAGCGGAATACCCGTCCTCCCACAAAGGCGTCCTGTCCCTGGAAGGCAAGAGCCTGCTGCCGGTCTTCAGAGGCGAACAGCGCGAGGGCCACAGGGCGCTGTACTGGAATCAGTATAGTGAGACCGCCCTCTGGCGTGCCGTGAGAATGGGAAAATGGAAACTCGTCTCTCCTGATTATTGGAGAGATTACAATCCCTGGCGTACTGACAGAGAGGCAAGGTCAGAACAAAAAGCGCGGCCGGACCCGAATTCGCTTTGGGAACTTTACGATATGGAGATTGATCGGACAGAGGTGAATGACCTTGCGGATCAATATCCGGACCTGGTGAAAGAGATGGCCGAGATGTATGATGCCTGGAAAAGGCATTGTGCGGGGTGA
- a CDS encoding IS200/IS605 family element transposase accessory protein TnpB codes for MPYLTIKAPLRGVPERFDILRDAMLSATKVYNGLIFHLRQEYQQHGKVCYSASHLNRIARGLPRHKELYSDVVDTTRQAVGWAFGSFFQKHKRDKKARPPGFRKKTRLSPLRYSHPNNGSIKVIHKRGMTYLRISLGTTRKDGVCRLVFRLHTRPNVDLSKLKNVQITYDTHTRDFQARLVVKVDVPDKPGEATVGVDIGEDWLIAADFCDGAQYLVCGRELKATRRYWQKVRAKVKPPSQDQPKMSRRYRQIARKEARQITHALYIASRRFVDVCADKGVGLIILGDLTGIRHRIAYGKRMNQRLHAWPYAKLRTMIEYKAALLGIKVKVVSEKYTSQTCPQCNIRKKSNRKHRGWYSCRCGFEGQADLVGAFNIHRQVSGVPSSGRSARPVVLVFDHHTVHEAASSREAA; via the coding sequence ATGCCATACCTGACAATAAAAGCCCCTCTTCGCGGCGTACCTGAACGCTTTGACATTCTTCGTGACGCGATGCTGTCTGCGACCAAAGTCTATAATGGCTTGATCTTTCATCTGCGTCAAGAATACCAGCAGCATGGGAAAGTCTGTTATTCGGCCAGCCATCTCAACCGCATCGCACGCGGGTTGCCACGCCACAAGGAATTGTATTCCGATGTGGTAGATACCACGCGACAGGCGGTGGGATGGGCTTTTGGGTCGTTCTTTCAAAAGCACAAGCGCGACAAGAAGGCACGGCCTCCAGGATTCAGGAAGAAGACACGACTCTCTCCGCTACGCTATTCCCATCCCAACAATGGCTCCATCAAGGTAATCCACAAGCGCGGAATGACATATCTTCGCATCTCGCTTGGCACCACCCGAAAGGATGGTGTGTGTCGCCTCGTCTTTCGTCTCCACACCCGCCCAAATGTTGACCTTTCCAAGTTGAAGAATGTCCAGATCACCTACGATACGCATACACGGGATTTCCAAGCCCGTCTGGTGGTCAAAGTGGATGTTCCTGATAAGCCGGGAGAGGCCACCGTTGGTGTAGATATAGGCGAAGACTGGCTCATTGCCGCAGATTTCTGTGACGGCGCGCAATATCTGGTTTGTGGACGTGAACTTAAGGCCACACGCCGATACTGGCAGAAGGTCAGAGCAAAGGTCAAACCACCCAGTCAAGACCAGCCCAAGATGTCGAGACGCTATCGCCAGATCGCCCGAAAAGAAGCCCGACAAATCACACATGCCCTCTATATCGCCAGTAGAAGGTTTGTGGATGTGTGTGCCGATAAGGGTGTAGGACTTATCATTTTGGGAGACCTCACCGGCATCCGACATCGCATTGCCTATGGCAAAAGGATGAATCAACGCCTGCACGCCTGGCCATATGCCAAGCTCAGGACGATGATTGAATACAAGGCTGCGCTGCTTGGCATAAAGGTCAAAGTCGTCTCGGAAAAATATACTTCGCAGACTTGCCCGCAATGTAATATAAGAAAGAAATCCAATCGCAAGCATCGTGGTTGGTACTCCTGTCGTTGTGGCTTTGAAGGTCAAGCAGACCTGGTAGGTGCTTTCAATATTCACCGGCAAGTATCTGGGGTTCCCAGTAGTGGGCGTTCGGCGCGCCCCGTGGTCTTGGTATTTGATCACCATACGGTCCACGAAGCTGCAAGTTCTCGGGAGGCCGCCTGA
- a CDS encoding sulfatase-like hydrolase/transferase — protein sequence MSDHLPNILWYCTDQQRFDTIGALGNTHARTPALDQLVSDGVAFTRAYCQHPICTPSRASFMTGRYPSAVHVNYNGNDYFPKEAEATLVSRLLAEAGYDCGLVGKLHLAGSKNGRESRADDGFRYFQWNHTSVNPQSPDQDDYADWLSKKGLDPAEVVRLPHRKMDCVMAPTPERDNVPPDLHQTTWCTEKALEFIGQAQAPWMLCVNVFYPHKPFNPPWEYYRRFDPAAMPLPHFRESDIAHQDRLAEMGVRFQTRSLPPDERNAQALYAAYCAMVALVDDQFGRILSFLDETAQRENTVVLFTSDHGEMLGDHGLVLKGCRFYEGGVHVPLIWSWPERFRCGMRSPALVELIDIAPTLLDLAGLPIPERMQGKSLLPILTGQAEPDKHREFVRSEYFDHRLSSPVHATMYRDDRWKIVAYHSAEHDDLGELYDLENDPWEFTDLWHNPEYRDLKLQLLKKNFDARVLSMDPGPPQTMSF from the coding sequence ATGTCAGACCATCTGCCAAATATTCTGTGGTACTGCACCGACCAACAGCGCTTCGACACCATCGGCGCGCTGGGCAATACCCACGCTCGCACACCAGCGCTCGACCAACTGGTATCCGATGGCGTGGCTTTCACGCGCGCCTACTGCCAGCATCCTATCTGCACCCCGAGCCGTGCCAGTTTTATGACCGGGCGCTATCCCAGTGCAGTACACGTCAATTACAACGGCAACGACTACTTTCCCAAAGAAGCAGAGGCCACGCTCGTGAGCCGCTTGCTGGCGGAGGCCGGCTACGATTGCGGGCTGGTTGGAAAATTGCATCTGGCGGGGAGCAAGAACGGGCGCGAATCCCGTGCCGACGACGGGTTCAGATACTTCCAGTGGAACCACACCTCAGTTAACCCACAGTCGCCCGACCAGGATGACTACGCCGATTGGCTGAGTAAAAAAGGCCTGGATCCCGCCGAAGTCGTCAGGCTCCCGCACCGGAAGATGGACTGCGTTATGGCCCCAACACCCGAACGCGACAACGTACCGCCCGATCTGCACCAGACGACCTGGTGTACGGAGAAAGCCCTTGAGTTTATCGGCCAGGCACAGGCCCCCTGGATGCTGTGCGTGAATGTCTTCTATCCCCACAAACCCTTTAACCCGCCCTGGGAGTACTATCGTCGGTTCGATCCCGCTGCCATGCCTTTACCACACTTCCGCGAAAGCGATATCGCCCACCAGGACAGGCTGGCGGAGATGGGCGTGCGTTTCCAGACTCGCTCTCTTCCCCCCGATGAGAGAAACGCCCAGGCTCTGTATGCTGCGTACTGCGCCATGGTCGCGCTGGTAGATGACCAGTTTGGACGCATCCTGAGCTTTTTGGACGAAACCGCACAGCGCGAAAATACGGTCGTGCTCTTCACCAGCGACCACGGTGAGATGCTCGGGGACCACGGCCTGGTTCTGAAGGGCTGCCGCTTCTACGAAGGCGGAGTACACGTCCCTCTCATCTGGTCGTGGCCCGAACGCTTCCGGTGCGGTATGCGCAGCCCGGCTCTGGTCGAACTCATTGACATCGCGCCCACTTTGCTGGACCTGGCTGGATTGCCTATTCCCGAGCGCATGCAGGGAAAGTCGTTGCTGCCCATCCTGACCGGGCAGGCGGAACCGGATAAGCACCGGGAATTTGTGCGATCTGAATACTTCGACCACCGGCTATCCAGCCCGGTACACGCGACGATGTACCGGGATGACCGGTGGAAGATCGTGGCCTATCACAGTGCTGAACACGACGATTTGGGCGAACTCTACGATCTGGAAAATGATCCCTGGGAGTTTACCGACCTGTGGCATAATCCAGAATATCGGGACCTGAAGCTGCAGCTTTTGAAAAAAAACTTTGACGCCCGTGTGTTATCGATGGACCCCGGCCCTCCGCAAACAATGAGTTTTTAA
- a CDS encoding zinc-binding dehydrogenase, producing MSGRDINPVRFPDTMKAVVYREFGGPEVLHCEEVATPQAGPDEVLVKVLAIAIDYIQLHIRRGGSGRIGSARESSYGIAGPPYFPGGTACVEVAALGTNAKGVELGSRHLVGGLRPGSCVEWAVVDAKALQPRPDGRPGTTACPPSFTPEQVAAFGYAPVAYHTLKIAAGLKAGETVLLHAAAGGTGVLAIQLAKSFGARVLATAGSPEKLDLTRELGADLAINYRTDDFVAAVLEATSGRGVDVVWESVGGEVFTQSLNCMAEGGRMVSFGSNTFTGTGQVDFWPFWVKNLKLIGWGGSSNAEAHTPEIMEALIDLAQADRLRPVVRHVYPFGDASSAHRLIEERLSIGKVLLRP from the coding sequence ATGTCCGGAAGAGATATTAATCCCGTCCGATTTCCCGACACGATGAAAGCCGTAGTATACCGCGAATTTGGCGGGCCAGAGGTCCTGCACTGTGAGGAGGTAGCCACACCACAGGCGGGTCCCGACGAGGTCCTGGTCAAGGTTCTGGCCATTGCCATCGACTACATTCAGCTCCACATCAGGCGCGGCGGTAGCGGCCGCATCGGATCGGCACGAGAATCGAGCTACGGTATCGCGGGTCCTCCCTATTTTCCCGGTGGCACAGCCTGCGTGGAAGTCGCGGCGCTGGGGACGAACGCCAAAGGTGTTGAACTCGGTTCTCGCCATCTGGTTGGAGGCCTGCGACCCGGCTCGTGCGTGGAGTGGGCTGTGGTGGATGCGAAGGCTTTGCAGCCCAGGCCCGACGGAAGGCCGGGCACAACGGCCTGTCCCCCATCGTTTACGCCCGAGCAGGTGGCCGCATTCGGTTATGCGCCGGTGGCGTATCACACCTTGAAAATCGCGGCGGGTTTGAAGGCAGGTGAGACTGTGCTTCTCCACGCCGCCGCAGGTGGTACGGGCGTTCTGGCCATCCAGCTTGCCAAATCCTTTGGGGCGCGGGTTTTGGCCACCGCTGGCAGCCCGGAAAAACTCGATCTGACACGTGAACTCGGCGCTGATCTGGCAATCAACTATCGAACCGACGATTTCGTGGCTGCGGTGCTGGAGGCCACTTCAGGACGTGGCGTGGACGTGGTGTGGGAGTCGGTAGGTGGCGAAGTCTTCACCCAAAGTCTGAACTGCATGGCCGAAGGCGGTCGGATGGTCAGTTTTGGTTCCAACACCTTCACCGGTACAGGTCAGGTCGATTTCTGGCCTTTCTGGGTAAAAAATCTGAAGCTGATCGGGTGGGGGGGTAGCAGCAATGCGGAGGCACACACTCCCGAGATTATGGAAGCGTTGATCGATCTGGCCCAGGCCGACAGGCTCCGACCGGTGGTACGCCACGTATACCCCTTTGGAGACGCATCCTCAGCGCACCGGCTGATCGAGGAACGGCTTTCGATCGGAAAGGTCTTGCTGCGGCCATAG